The Heterodontus francisci isolate sHetFra1 chromosome 12, sHetFra1.hap1, whole genome shotgun sequence genome includes the window tggcagcagtgtgtaccatctacaagatgcactgcagcaatgcaccaaggctccttagacagcatctttcaaacccacaacctctgccacctagaaggacaagggcagcagatgcatgggaacaccaccacctgcaagttcccttccaagccacacaccatcctgacttagaactgtatcaccgttccttcacttttgctgggtcaaaatcctggaactcccttcctcacagcactgtagatgtacctaccccaaatggactgcagtggttcaagaaggcatctcaccaccaccttctcatgggcaattagggatgggaaataaatgctggcctggccagcgatgcccacatttccattaaaaaaaattaaaacacctACAGACATGTTTAAATCATAATCATCATCAATTAGCCTGAAAATTATGTGCAAAATTCAGACTTTCAAACCAGTGTTTATTGATAGCACATCACACATTTAGACCCAGTTTTTACCCTTTGGTCAAAATAAACCCCAGTGATTATATCTTCCTAATTGTGAAAATGATCATGTGTTGGTGATTTTTATAGTTTTGCCAAATACATGAAAACCAGTCACTCCAGGCATGGATGTCTCATTCAGTTGTACCATTTCCAAACTCTCAGATGCAATGAGTCTTCAATGGCAGCAAGGGATGTCTCAGCAACAACACAAAAGAAAGAACACTGATCAGCTTCAAATCAATAATACATGGTATCTAATGATTTGAAATGTTGCAAAGGATAATGAAGGACAGTACAAATGTATAATACAGAGAAACAATACAGTTGAATATTCTGTACTTAACAATCTAACTGTAAAGAATTGTGAGTACAAATACATGTTAGACAAAATATAGACTAAACCTTTAAATGTTATTTCTGTTCTTTCTTAATATCCAATCCTCCATAATAGCCCACACAACTCTTTCAAAGGTACATATCTAGAGTTTAGTCATCATCTGACTTTCCATCCACCCCCCCTTTGAAGAATTGGTGCTCTACATTTCTGTCAGGTGGCAAAAGTAGGAACAGGAACTCATGAGTGACAGATTGTGGCATGAAGTGCACACTACCATTGAATAGCACAGTTTGTGCCCCATTGTAGCGCAAAGCTATTCAAATCAATGTCatctgaaataaaaattgaaaattAATTGATATGGAGAGCAGCTAAAGTTTTAATGTAGATGAGCTTAGTTTGGGAAAGTGTTGCCTGTTATATAAATGAGGATTTTAATCAAGGATTTTACTGCAGGGATTATTAATTGGCGCCCATTATTCAATAACAAAAAAATCATTGTTTTTTTTGATAATTCCCTATTTGATGTAAATAGCTCAAGGTAAAAGGTCAAACAATAATGAAAAAGATTAAATCTAATGGAATCATTGCAAAAATCACCTCTTGAAAAAGGATTAGTAAATAAATGAACCTGTTTGTTGAAGGACATcttacaaactgaaacacattttcTACAGCATCGGTTAGAATAAATGCACTTTAATTAATCATGTGTATCACAAACCTCTTTGTACTTTTTAATTTTCATTTCTCTGTGTTTGGTGTTTGCATCTACCTATTCTTGTGACTTCTGATCAATTTTTGATCTCTACTGAAATGTTGATAGTTCCACATGAGTATCATACAATTCTTATTCAGTATGATCTGTGTCCCTGTTGCAGATGTATATGAAGATTATATATTGTACAGGTCAAGTGCAGGTGACTGTGTGCTCAACCTGACTTGTACAAGTCCATCTACATATAAGAAAGCTGTATGGTACTGGACATCGCAAAGTTCTGATCAAGAAAATAAACAAATAGCATTTGCTATCCAAGATGGGAACGTTACTATAGACACTTCAGACTTTCGGAATCGGATGAAACCAGCTGCGATTTACTTTGATGGAAgcatcttttgtcttcaaattgaacCAGTATTGTTTGAAGATGCTGGAGACTTTGCTTGTTATTTTGAGAAAACAAAGGCAAAAGAACGGACAGCTATTATTCTAATAACTATTAAAGGTAACAAATATAATTCACCAAATAACATAAATCTTGTTATTGCAAACCTGAGGacgtaaaaaaaaagttttttttaaccaCATGCTTATTTGAGTGAACTGTGAAGCAAATCGGACCCTGAATAACCTGTATTTGGTTATCCAAAACAAAAGCTTATATTAATGAAGCATCTTTCACGTAACTAAGTATCTCAGGGTAGTTGTAGAGGGTCAATAGATATTGAGCATGGGCTTGGGGAGAGGTTATGGAAGgtgaaagcctggtcaaagagataTGAGGAGACATTTTCTTAAATTCGGACCAGTCCAAAATAGTTCAACTGCTCACAAGTAGCCTGGGGTCTGGAACCTGATTTAGCTGTCAAAATGGAGTTGCCTGTGGCCTGACCTGTCACTTTAATgtcactgggtgggggggggtggtggtaaatAGATTAAAGAGGCACTTTCTGATGTCAATTGGAGGTTAATTAATGTTGCTGTTAGCAATACTGCTAGATGGACAGTATGCTTCCTTTTGGGAAGGTCTGGTCAAAAAATATAGTAGGAAATGGTTTGCCGTTCTTTCTTCGATTGTATGATGTTTCCAAAACTTTTTGTTCGGATTTAGTTGGTGTTTTGTACAAAGTATAATGAATATGCCTCAAAGATAGAAAATATGTGTATATTAATGTGGCATTTCGATGATCTGATTTATGACCGGAATATTATAACATGTAAAATAGAATCTATTTATTTGTCCTTTTTAGACTGAAATGTGTAGTTGCTGTAGATCAAAGTTTTTAGTACAGAatgagccatttggcccatcatgtttatgTTGGCTCTTTgcgagagcaatccaaaactaatcccactgccctgtgaTCTCCCCAGTGCCTTGTATCTTtctttgcttcaaatatttatccaatttttcctTAAAAAATGAAATAGTCATTCCCTGCAACCCAGAGTCTTTTCCAGCACTATGCCACTGTGCTGGCTTCTTTGACTCCATCCAAAATGCTGATTATCTTATCTCCTTAACTTTTGGTGTTACCATGTGATAAGTTGATGGTCTCCACTGCTGGCTCCAGCTACAAACACTTGTTGGTAGGCATGTAAAATGTAGTTGGTGATATTCTGAAAGTGTTGCATCCAATGAGAAGTTTATGATGTGCACCACAGTCCCAGGCATGGTGGTGGAGATTAGGCAAATAATGAATGACTTGGGGCAGTCTTGGAATAAGCATGAACATATCTGTTTCCTAGTTGCCTAGCAAGAGGGGCAAAAAAACTATCAAAGAAAACTGACCAGGAGAAAACTCTGGTATTGTTCTATGCTGTGGAATTTATGTACCATCTTGGGCTATTAGATTTTCATTTTAACGTTACAAACTGTTGAATTTAGAACTTGCAAGATCAGCATCTTCCCAcctcttgaaaaaaaaactacCTCATTATTGGGCACATTTATTGAGGCATGAGCTTCAATACTACTGGGCTGCAAGTGGCTGAGATTCAGTTAGGATTTGATAAGAGTTATAAGAGTTTAGCTTCATGTTATGGATGTGTAGTATATGGAAGAAATATTATATTTTGGCCTGTTTTAATTTAGTAACTGCTGAGTTTCGCATGGCTCCAGTTGAAGGAAACAGTGTCACCTTGACCTGCTCAGTCTCGAAAGATTCAAAAGGGCTAAGGTTGATTTGGCTGGGGAATGACAATAAAACCATCATCAAGGAGAAAATACTGAGTGGACAGGAGAGAGAACTGAGACTGTTTATTCAGAATGTCAGAAAAGATGAACACTCTAGGATGTGTGTAGCACTTCAAGACAATCTTCCCAGGGCTGTCATACCGTACGACCTGAAAGTCAAAGGTAAGTCTACATCTGCATGATTTTTAATATCATGACCATTGTACGGCATTTCATAAGGAGAACATTTGTAACCTAGCTACTTAACAAAGCAATTGCCAGAGAAAATGCCAGAGGGATTTTTCTGCTTTCTCATTTTTAATTGCAATTTAATGTCGAATGGCAGCAGGTGTGGCTTTAAACTAGCCCAGTAGTTGTCTTGTAGGTTTGCTcacacattgggctgcattttattctgcttccg containing:
- the LOC137375976 gene encoding uncharacterized protein, which produces MQQDRDNIQAWADVYEDYILYRSSAGDCVLNLTCTSPSTYKKAVWYWTSQSSDQENKQIAFAIQDGNVTIDTSDFRNRMKPAAIYFDGSIFCLQIEPVLFEDAGDFACYFEKTKAKERTAIILITIKVTAEFRMAPVEGNSVTLTCSVSKDSKGLRLIWLGNDNKTIIKEKILSGQERELRLFIQNVRKDEHSRMCVALQDNLPRAVIPYDLKVKEGGLGHTMRKILTVIIISLRLMLLIL